CAAATCAATGCAAATATTTCTTGGTCCTCGTTGGTGAGCAACTCCTTGATCGAGTAAGTTTTTACCTGCTTGTCCAAAAATGAAATAGTAACTAAAACTCCTGGAGTATTACTTAGCAATATATAACAAGAACGAAACAAAGTCATATATAATAACTTAAAATAGATGGCAACACACAATGAGAGAATATGTATAGTATACCTTAAGTAAACTACGAAAAGCTCGCGCTTCAAATCTTGGTATTGAGATTCTCAGTGACAATTAGCTTCGATTCTTTTATCTCATCCAACGGGAATTCTTGCTTGATTTTCTCCTCGTTATATTCCAAATCTGGCCATTTTTGTGGTTTTTCCTTTATCGGATTCTTCCGATACTTGCAATACAGTATAAGCTGCAGGATACACAGGGGTGTTCCTACCAGATTTGGAGACTGAAGGAGTAAAAAAGAAGAGGACTTTTTCAGAATAGTGAAATGGGAAGGTTGAAGTTGATATTCATCTATATATAGCTTTGaatttatgaaaaaataaaaagaaaaagattcaAGGTAGAATATACAAACCGCAAGAAAGAGATCATGGCTCAAGAGTCCATAGGCCATCCAAAGGCAGCTagcaagaaaagagaaaaatgacaAGTAAAATGGCATAAACTCCACGCTCTTTGTCTTTATCACTTGTCTCTGCATCCACCATCAACCCATAATTAAGTACACGTACATGAGTAAATTGTAATAATCTATCAATATAAGTAAATTAGACAAAAattaaagttaaaaaaataaataaagagggGTCTAGCTAGTCGAGTGTGGTTTGACATTATTTAAGATAATTGACATGGATATTGtttaaaatacttttttttatgAATCGAGTGTAGTTACCAAAGGAGTAATGTCATCATTAAGTAGGATCCCGTTGTACTAAAGTTTCCGTTGTAACAATGAAAATATAAGATATTAGATATAGTATAACTAATTATTTCTATTATGTAAGCTAATAAGTGCTTTAACATTTTGGTTGATATTGCTAAGATAATACTAATAGTTTAATATCTCTAAGAGGGATATTAATAACTAGACAGTACATGACTTAAGTTCCCTTCACTGCCGTAAATTATTTTCGGTGCATGTGATCATATAAATTGCTCTcttataaccaaaaaaaaaagtaaatggaAAACGaagttaaattatatatatactgaCAATGTAAAGAAATATTAGCTTAATTTAATTGGCTATAACATGTTATTACGAGCTATTCTTAAGGTCACCTTATTAGATTTGTTATGAAAATGTTATTTGTTGTTATAAGTTAACTTGATAGTGTATAGTAATTATCCACCGTCAATGCCGAGAAATTACAAGTCAGTGAAAAAATGACTTACCACAACAACTAAAGGGGAAGCATACATAGCCACTGACGCTACCAATCCAATGCTTCCTACAAAAACCTTGCGACGGCGATGATCATGAAACACAAACGACGATATAATCCCTGTTGCCACGCATATTAGAATGATAGGCACCACCATTTTAGCTACCTCCTTCTGCTTTTAAGAAaaaacctaattaattaataatgcACTATGctatataataatttttttatttaaaaaagacGTGCCAATATACAGAAACTTGAGATGAGATATTATAACTTGCCTTTCCTTTAGCAGAAGAAAACCAGAAATATATGAGAATGAATGAGATCTCCAAAAGAATCCCTATTCCATTAATAGTAACCACTGGGAAATTTTCCCATCGATAACTTACTACTGGTAACCCATACCAAGTGTAGAGACAACAGTTGAACAACGCCAGTACGTAAGGTACGCATGAAAATCCTTCAGTATTCTTCTTCTTTATAACTCTAGAGAAAGTAAGTCTGCCAAACACAAGGAAAACAAATGTGACTAAATACATAATAAACGATATTATGTATATGATCTAAAATATAATTAGAGGTTTAATAAAGTAATTACATTGGTGCAGCATAGAGCAACATGGAGGCGGCATTCCCTGGGACAAATAAAACCATGCACGTTTATATATCATGTAATACTAGTTATGAGTAATTACTATATATCCAAATTATTCCAAGATATCGAAAAGAAAAGTGGAGTTAAATGAAAGTGTGGTTTACCCATTACTCCTACTGCCAAACGCAACATATCACCCATTTCTTTGGAGCCCAAAAGAGATAGTTTGGAGAGCAAAATATATATGAAGGATGATAAATATAATATAATCTATGCAAGTATTTAAGGTTGGTGTCCTCAACTGCTTAATTAGTGTTCCTCTATATAAATACTATGGGTTTTGCTTAAGAAAGAGAGGTAATGCTGTCTACATCTATCCAAATTTGTGGGTGGAAGCTGATCaatcaatatcaaaataaaagaaaaaagaaaaatttgtggTAGGAAAATTGGTTAGCTTGTGTATTTTATATGGAAGAATTTGTTCAATGTAAATGCTCCATTTAAAAACGCTTTAATTTATGGGTATATAATAGGATAGAGAGAGGGAACGAGATGCATACAAAAGGAAAAGCATAAGTTTGAAGAAATTCTATTTTACTATACTAGATATGTTGGTTCTATATATTGGTGGAAGATGTTACTGGACTTCCACTATCCACTTAATTTTGATGCAAAACGCTAATCTTCAGGTGGTTTCACTTTCATGTCAGATACAATTAAATGATTAATAATGGGATTGAAATAACATAGCTAATAAAGTGAATCTTGAACACATAAATAAGACGATAAAAAAATCTATACTAAACTAGGCGTAATAATTTATAATGATTTGGTCAATGATCCACATATGATTTATCACTAATATAAAAAGACAATAATTTTTTGAGAGAATAGTCTCCCCTAAACAAAACTCTCTAAAAGAGTGCATTGtggatgttgttattattattattgtgggaAGCAGAGATCTTCAATATATAGATATCCAAGACTTTTCCTTCAAGAAAAGGATAAGACATATGAAGGaaatttattcattttaggaTATTTTTCCCCTTCCTTCAAGAAAGAGAGTTCAAATAGATGAGAAATTCAAGGCAAAATCATAGCAATTCTCCTCTGGGCCTGGATTTTCTTGACATAATCACATAATCTTCATCACTGTTGTTTGCCATGATTAAAAATAAGTGTAGGTCGAAATATCTTGATATTGGTTGAAAGAAGCCCAAGAATTGGTTAAAAAGAGCACATGCGCTAAAATAAGCATGAGTTAAAACTGGCATTGAAGCTCATGCGTTACAAGTGGGCATGACTTAAAATTGGTATTGGTTATAAGTGGCCCAAACATGGATTAAAAATGAGGCTTTATTTCTATAAAAATGCAGCAACAATAATATTGAAATTATAGTTGAAAATTTATTCTCCACATGCAGTACTCCGAACAGTTTTTTTTTGGGGATAAAAATGTCAAATTGGTTACATTTTGGTCTGAACCCGCCTTGAATCTGTCTTCAACCTCATTCAATTGTTGGCTCTAATACCACTATTGGATTCGAAATAACATAGTGCATGCAAAAGCTAACAAAGCACAAACCTTGGAGACATAAATAAGACGATAAAGAAATATATACTAAACACTACTAGAAAATGGCAAATTTTCGACCGTCAAATCGGTCGGATATCAAGCTTTTCCGATGAATTACCGACTGAAAAAGGTCGGTCGAAAAACACATGATGGCAAATAATTTGCGACCAAATCGGCTAGAAATTTCCGACCAATTTGGTCGCAAATTGAAAAATAAGGGCGCGCTTAAATATAAGAGATTTGCGACTGAATTGGTCGGTAAATTTTCGACCGATTCGGTCgcaaatttaaataataaaataaatacataatttaaattTTCAATCGATTCAATCGTAAAATTTgagaataaataaattttaaaaaaatcaaaaaatcataaTTTGCGACCGAATCGGTCGCAAATCTGGAAAATTTTTGTGACTGATTCAGTCGCAAATCCGCTCCATATCTGAAAAATATTTAGCAGAATTCTGCTGTATTTTTAACTATACCATCTACCAAATAAAACAACCAATAATCTCAAACATAGATTCAATCAAATTCTTCGACAATAATCTAAAACCTAGATTCAACTaccaaattaatatgaaaagTATAATAAAagcataataagaataacaattagttgcacaaaaaaaatcaaaaagtgcATACTAATTTACTCTCTTCTTTCTTAGTAAATCATCCCAAACTTGTTCCACTATACATTCTTTGTGACTTTTCGAGTTTTGATAACAAAGATACTgtgaaaaaacgaaaattacaaacaCCAATTTCAGCAAACAATGTGTTTTTCTCTATGAGGCTTAGCAAAAAAtggaaacaaagaagaaaaaatcgaAGGAGATGGAAAAACTAACCGCTCGAGGGGATCGAGAGAGGTGTCGCCGGAGCATCTTGATGCCTAGGGGAGGGGGTTTCCAAcgaggagaaaaagaaaagagagaaagaagaaaagagataaagaaaaaagaaaggggtTGGGggttttaaaaactatttctaaCTGATTcggttgaaaattttaaaaaataaaaatatttcgaCTAATTTAGTCGCAAATGAGGTCAACGAAGTCAAAATAAATTTTTGCGACCGAATCGGTcgcaatcttttttttttaattttattttatttttaatttttccgACCGAATCGGTCGCAAATGCCTTTGCGATATTTTTCGCCAAAATTTGCGACGGATGTAGACGGAATATTCGCCGTAAACattaataaaaattgaaaaatattttttatgccaTTTCCGACCGATTCTATCGGAAATATCCAATTACTTTTTTCGGTCGGAATATTTCGGTCAGAAATGGGCCGTTTTATTAATAGTGATTAAACTACGCATACTAATTTATAATGATTTGGTCAATCGACCTACATATGatttatcataatataaaaagataataaaattttTGAGAGAATAATCTCCCCTAATCAAAACTCTCTAAAAGACTACGATGTTGTTATCGTTGTTGTGAAAGCAGAGATCCTCAATTTATTGATATCCAAGACTTTTCCTCCAAGAAAATGATATGGCATACGAAGGGAATTTACTTCTTTATAGGATTTTCCCCCTTCCTTCAAAAAAGAAAGTCCTAATAGATTAAAAATTTAGGGCAAAATCCTAACACACAACTGTGTCTCAATTTCTTGGCGctcaatttttgtttttttggttatAACCATATCATATTTCTAACTCATTGACGAAACtgatcaaaattttcattttataGGGCAGATTAAATGGGAAGCGCTCTCTATaatttttttaccattttcaaaACTCTAACCGCAGTACTTTGGTTAAGGGTGGAGGAATCACATCCATCCCACCATATCCGTTGGTCATGttgaatttttctttcaaattccTATACTCGCTCCATATGCAGTGTGCCATGTTGAAATTTTTTTTCCCACGTTAGTAAAGGATTAAGATTGGCGAAAAGGCAGACTTCAACTAGTTAATTGATATAACTACTAAAAAACGTCTATTTATTCCGACTGATTCAATCGCAACTTgtgaagaaaaaaattaattttttaaaataatattatggCAAACATTCTGACCGTATTTGTCGAAAACTTTGGCGTAAAATACCACAAAATATATTTTCGCGATTTCCGACCATTTCggtcataaaataaaataattttttttttgtgatcgAATCGGTCGCAAAATATGTCATTTACGAGATTTGAGTAGTTTGACCCAGTTTGCGACCGAATCGGTCGcactttcaaaattttaaaattttgaaataaagttTCGACTGTTTCAAtcgcaaaataaaaaaataattatttttttgtttgcgACTGAATCGGTCGCAAAATGTGTCATTTACGAGGTCTAATTAGTTTGACCTAGTTTGCGATCGATTCAGtcgcatttttaaaattttaaaaaattgaaataaaGTTCCGACCGTTTCGGTCGGAATTCTTTTTTATAACCCCGCCCAACatcccttttttctttctcttctctctttcttttcttctcttttccccTCCTCTTCACAATCGTTGTCTTCTCCACCTTACCAGCGTCGCTTCTCTCTTTCTCACCGGCTCCCCCTCCGATCAGTCCActtctctctctctatctatctatctatttcTCTCTCTATTTCCCCTCTTTTCACTTAAATtccaaacattttttttttgcagtTCGGGGGAAGCTCTAGAATCCTTGAGGTTGTTGGTTGTACATGACAAAAATGGCTTGGCGTGTTTTAtattcattttcatattttcttttacCTCTAACATGAAAGATATTTGTTCATAATTGAAATATTTTTCTTGTAGTTAAACCTCAGGTAGCAACTATATTTGAATTATTCCTAATGTAGATCCACCTGTGGCCTGTGGATAGCACTTTGTTTCTCTAttgttaaattttaaagaaaCACTAGAGCAACGTATGCTGATATTTCACATCTTGTACTACCGTTTTACTCCAAGAGTTTCCCATTTGAGTCAATTGCACTTTTTTCTTCAAATTACTCTTGATTTGGTTTTATTCTTTATGGtttctctttttgttctttaTGTGACTATATATGCTGAATATTATCCGAAAATTTTTAGATTCGAAAACAAGTAGTAGTAGCAATTATTACCTGAAAATATTCAGATTTGCGATCGATTCGGTCGCAaatttgaataataaaataaataaataattaaatttttcgACCGTTTCGGTCggaaaatttatttatttcctatttaattttccgaccgaatcggtcgaaaaacttaattattttattattcaaattTGCAACCGATTCGGTCGGAAAATTATCGACCAAATCAGTCGCAACTCCCTAAAAATTCAATGTGTCCCAGATTATCCATTTTGCGAccaattcggtcggaaatttttgACTGTTTCGGTCGCAAATTGTTTGCGACCATATGTTTTCCGACCAATCGTTTTCAGTCGGAAATCCGTCGAAAAAGCTCGATTTCCGACTGATTTCCGACCGTTTTGACGgtcggaatttagtcattttctAGTAGTGTATATGATGGTTATTTACTAAAGCTAATTGGATTATGATCATCTGAATAAAGATTTTACGTGTCCAGAGTAGAAATTACTTATCTCTTCGTTTTCTTGAACGATCCAAAGGCAAAATTTCAGAATTTTAAGTCGGTGGATACAAAACAAACACTGCTCTACTATTACTATTTGAGGAGGAATAATAAAAGAGTAAAT
This DNA window, taken from Nicotiana tabacum cultivar K326 chromosome 4, ASM71507v2, whole genome shotgun sequence, encodes the following:
- the LOC107829847 gene encoding bidirectional sugar transporter SWEET3b is translated as MGDMLRLAVGVMGNAASMLLYAAPILTFSRVIKKKNTEGFSCVPYVLALFNCCLYTWYGLPVVSYRWENFPVVTINGIGILLEISFILIYFWFSSAKGKKEVAKMVVPIILICVATGIISSFVFHDHRRRKVFVGSIGLVASVAMYASPLVVVRQVIKTKSVEFMPFYLSFFSFLASCLWMAYGLLSHDLFLASPNLVGTPLCILQLILYCKYRKNPIKEKPQKWPDLEYNEEKIKQEFPLDEIKESKLIVTENLNTKI